A single region of the Strigops habroptila isolate Jane chromosome 3, bStrHab1.2.pri, whole genome shotgun sequence genome encodes:
- the XRCC6 gene encoding X-ray repair cross-complementing protein 6, with the protein MSDWVSYYRGEGPQEDEEEEQDEERAEAVADYRFLGRDSLVFLVDASKGMFEPDGDGATPFDMAIQCIWSVYTSKIISSDRDLLGVVFYGTEENKNSADFKHVYVLQELDNPGAKRVLELDQYRGDKGQVLFRDTFGHNADYSLGEALWACSNLFSDVRVRLSHKRIMLFTNEDDPHANDSVKAKMARTRAGDLRDTGIILDLMHLKKPGGFDISLFYRDIVNIAEDEDLGIQPEQSEKLEHLMKKVRAKETKKRTLARLNLYLNKDLSLSVGVYNLLHKAYKPYPVKLYRETNELVKIKTRMFNAQTGSLLLPSDTKRAQTYGNRQIVLEKEETEELRRFGSAGLYLIGFKPLSVLKQHHHIRPSQFIYPEESLISGSTTLFNALLMKCLEREMMILCRYTARQNTPPRFVALVPQEEEVDEQKVQIAPPGFHIIFLPYADDKRKVDFTEKLPASREQVDKMKEIVQKLRFKYRIDSFENPVLQQHFRNLEALALGLLEPEQAEDLTMPKVEEMNRRLGNLVEEFKQLVYPPDYNPNGKSVKQNQASDGPAKKRVKVEISKDELRSHVQKGTLGKLTVPVLKDACRLYGLKGGGKKQELMDALTEYFNEH; encoded by the exons ATGTCGGATTGGGTGTCCTACTACCGGGGCGAGGGGCCGCaggaggacgaggaggaggagcaggacgAGGAGAGGGCTGAGGCGGTCG CGGATTACAGGTTCTTAGGTCGGGACAGCCTCGTTTTCTTAGTGGATGCGTCCAAGGGCATGTTTGAGCCCGACGGGGACGGCGCGACTCCCTTTGACATGGCCATCCAG tgcaTCTGGAGTGTGTACACCAGCAAAATCATTAGTAGTGACAGGGACCTGTTGGGTGTGGTGTTCTATGGTACGGAAGAGAACAAGAACTCAGCAGATTTCAAGCACGTCTATGTTCTTCAGGAGCTGGACAATCCAG GTGCAAAGCGTGTCCTAGAGCTGGACCAATACAGGGGAGACAAAGGACAAGTCCTTTTCCGTGACACCTTTGGCCACAATGCTGACTATTCACTGGGTGAAGCACTCTGGGCCTGCTCTAATCTCTTCAGTGATGTCCGAGTCAGACTGAGCCACAAAAGGATCATGCTCTTCACCAACGAGGATGACCCTCATGCCAATGACAGTGTTAAAGCCAAGATGGCCAGGACCAGAGCTGGTGATCTGAGAGACACAG GTATCATCCTGGACTTGATGCACTTGAAGAAGCCTGGAGGGTTTGATATCTCTTTGTTCTACAGGGATATAGTAAACATAGCAGAGGATGAGGACCTTGGAATCCAACCTGAGCAGTCAGAGAAACTGGAACATCTCATGAAGAAAGTGCGAGCAAAGGAGACAAAGAAACGGACTTTAGCCAG GTTAAATCTGTATCTGAACAAAGATCTGTCGCTTTCTGTCGGTGTTTACAACCTTCTTCACAAAGCTTATAAGCCCTATCCGGTGAAGCTTTATCGGGAAACTAATGAActggttaaaataaaaacaaggatGTTTAATGCGCAAACAGGCAGCTTGCTCCTGCCTAGTGACACAAAAAGGGCTCAG ACATATGGAAACCGCCAGATTGTgctggagaaagaggaaacagaagaattGAGACGCTTTGGTTCTGCAGGCTTGTATCTGATTGGCTTCAAACCACTGTCAGTGCTAAAACAGCACCACCATATCAGGCCCTCCCAGTTCATCTATCCTGAGGAGTCCCTAATAAGTG GGAGTACAACGCTATTTAATGCCTTATTGATGAAATGCCTGGAGAGGGAAATGATGATACTGTGCAGATATACTGCCCGGCAGAACACCCCTCCTCGCTTTGTGGCCCTGGTTCCccaggaggaagaggtggaTGAGCAGAAAGTGCAGATAGCTCCTCCAG GCTTCCACATCATCTTCCTGCCATATGCAGATGACAAGCGAAAGGttgattttacagaaaagttGCCAGCCAGTCGAGAGCAGGTGgacaaaatgaaggaaatagtTCAAAAACTCCGTTTCAAATACAG GATTGACAGCTTTGAGAACCCCGTTTTGCAACAGCACTTCAGGAATCTGGAGGCTTTGGCGCTGGGTTTGCTCGAACCAGAACAAGCTGAGGATCTTACAA TGCCAAAGGTTGAAGAGATGAATCGCAGGTTGGGCAACCTGGTGGAGGAATTTAAGCAGCTGGTTTATCCCCCTGACTACAATCCCAATGGGAAGTCTGTAAAGCAAAACCAAG CTTCTGATGGTCCAGCGAAGAAGAGGGTCAAGGTAGAAATCTCAAAAGATGAGCTGCGGAGTCATGTACAGAAGGGCACTCTGGGCAAGCTCACTGTACCTGTTCTGAAGGATGCATGCAGGCTTTATGGGCtgaagggtggggggaagaagcaggagcTCATGGATGCGTTAACTGAATACTTTAACGAGCACTGA
- the SNU13 gene encoding NHP2-like protein 1, whose amino-acid sequence MSEAEVNPKAYPLADAQLTKTLLDLVQQSCNYKQLRKGANEATKTLNRGIAEFIVMAADAEPLEIILHLPLLCEDKNVPYVFVRSKQALGRACGVSRPVIACSITIKEGSQLKPQIQSVQQAIERLLV is encoded by the exons ATG aGCGAGGCAGAAGTGAATCCCAAAGCTTACCCGCTGGCTGATGCACAGCTCACCAAAACGCTACTGGATCTTGTgcagcagtcctgcaactaTAAGCAGCTACGCAAGGGGGCCAATGAAG CCACTAAAACACTGAACCGAGGGATAGCAGAGTTCATTGTGATGGCAGCAGATGCAGAGCCCTTGGAGATCATCCTGCACCTCCCTCTTCTCTGTGAGGACAAGAACGTACCTTATGTGTTTGTGCGCTCCAAGCAAGCCCTGGGCCGGGCGTGCGGCGTTTCCCGGCCTGTCATTGCCTGCTCCATCACCATCAAGGAGGGATCACAGCTAAAGCCTCAGATCCAGTCTGTCCAGCAAGCTATAGAAAGACTGTTGGTCTAA